A region of Gloeocapsa sp. PCC 73106 DNA encodes the following proteins:
- a CDS encoding iron uptake porin, producing MSKLFWQVLKTTPVLLGASLLTANSSLAAPETSPVSNEGQTLEQIEQYNNELGEPLSQVTSVSQLRDVSPGDWAFEALRTLVERYGCIVGYPDQTFRGNQPTSRYEFAAGLNACLQQMERLIAASEAVLREDIERLQLLMQEFEAEL from the coding sequence ATGTCTAAACTATTTTGGCAAGTACTAAAAACAACCCCAGTCCTATTGGGTGCTTCATTATTAACCGCTAACAGCTCTTTAGCCGCTCCAGAAACTAGCCCCGTCAGCAACGAAGGACAAACTCTCGAGCAAATCGAACAATACAACAACGAGCTCGGTGAACCCCTGTCCCAAGTAACCAGCGTTTCCCAACTGCGCGACGTATCTCCTGGAGACTGGGCATTTGAAGCGCTACGTACCTTAGTAGAACGCTACGGCTGTATCGTAGGATATCCCGATCAAACCTTCCGTGGCAATCAGCCCACGAGTCGATATGAATTCGCAGCCGGTTTAAACGCTTGTCTACAACAAATGGAACGCCTCATCGCCGCTAGCGAGGCAGTACTGAGAGAAGATATCGAAAGACTACAACTGCTGATGCAGGAATTCGAAGCAGAACT